Within the Metasolibacillus fluoroglycofenilyticus genome, the region TCATAGCGGTGCATTGTACCAAGCTCCGCAATACGGATTGGTAAATGGCGGTATGAGTGCAAACCATTTTTAAATACCATCATATGGTGCGGGCAGTTCATTGGACGTAAAACCAATGTTTCATTATCCATTTCCATCGGCGGGAACATGCCATCTTGATAGTGACCCCAGTGACCTGAAGTTTCATATAACTTTTTCGAGCCAAGCACTGGCGTATACACATGCTTATAGCCTAATGCAATTTCTTTATCAACAATATAACGCTCAATTGTACGGCGAATTGTTGCACCGTTTGGTAACCATAATGGCAAGCCTTGCCCTACAGTTTGAGATGTCATAAATAAATCTAATTCTTTTCCGATTTTACGGTGGTCACGCTCTTTTGCCTCTTCAAGCATTTGGATATGATGCTTTAACTCGTCCTTTGTAAAGAAAGCTGTACCGTAAATACGCTGTAGCATTTTATTGTCTGAGTTACCGCGCCAGTAAGCACCAGCAAGTGACAATAGCTTGAATTCTTTCAATTTACCTGTTGAGGGTACATGAATACCACGGCATAAATCAAAGAAATCGCCTTGATAATAAATTGATACTTGTTCATTAGCTGGAATAGCTTCAAGTAGCTCTAGCTTATATTCGTCGCCAACTTCCTCGTATATTTTTTGCGCTTCGTCACGCGATACATTTTTGCGCTCAATTTCGATATTTTCAGCAATAATTTTTTTCATTTCTTTTTCAATTGCAGGTAAATCTTCCGCAGTAATCGGCGTTGGTGCATCAATATCGTAATAGAAGCCTGATTCGATTACAGGACCAATGCCTAGCTTCGCATCTGGGAATAGACGCTTTACCGCTTGTGCAGTTAAGTGTGCTGTAGAATGACGTAAAATTTCTAACGCCTCTGGTGAATCTGGTGTAATAATTTCGATTGCTGCATCCGCTTCAATCGGTGTTTTTAAGTCGATTAATTGACCGTCAATTTTACCAGCTAACGCTTTTTTGCGAAGCCCCGGACTAATTGATTGGGCAATCTCTTCTGTCGATGTACCTACTGCAAACTCCTTGACAGCGCCATCTGGGAAAGTTAATTTCATCATTTCTGACATCGTGATGTCCTCCTTTAGTTTTTTTGAGCACAAAAAAGCGCCATCCCAATAAAGGGACGACGCGTATGCTCGTGGTTCCACCCTTCTTCCTTCCGAGAATATTCTCGAACGAAGCTCTAGGTCAGTTAACGTACTGATCAACGTTGACGGATTATCCCCGCCACTGCTCCAAGGTAGTAAAGTATGTGCCGTTCTTAGGAAGCTTCCAGCCAAGGCCTCCCTCTCTATAAGTCGCTACACAAACCTCGTATCCTTTTCACTGCTTTACATTATTATGAGCAAAGTATACGCTGAATCGACAGAAAATGCAACTGCTAACGGCGTAAATTTTCTCCTTCTACTTTCATGGACATTGTTGTCGCTTTAATGCGCTCCATTATGCGGCGAGCCTTTACTTCCTCAATTTCTCCGCGCTGGGAACGAGCTAAATGATGCTCCAATTCCTCATAATTAAAATTCGAGGAAATAAACGTCGGTAGCTGCTCGCTCATGCGATAATGCAAAATCGTCCCTAAAATTTCATCGCGTGCCCATTGTGAAATTGCCTCCGCCCCTAAATCATCCAGCATTAAAACAGGTGCTTTTTTGACAAAATCGACCTTGCTTTCTAGTGTATGGTCAGCCATTGCTGCCTTAAGCTCACGCAAAAATTCTGGTACATAGACGATAACTGACTTCACTTTGACCTTCGCTAACTCATTGGCAGTTGCACCTAAAATAAACGATTTGCCAACGCCGAATTCTCCGTATAAATATAAACCTTTATGCGGCAGCTCGCCCGTTTCTCGATATTCCTGAATAAACGCCATAATTTGCTGAGCAATATCAAGGCGCGACCTGTTGCCAGCGATTGTAATATCTTCGAATGTCGCCTGTAACACCTCTTTTGGCATATGCATGGACGATACCATTGAGGCAATTTCTCGACGCTCATCCTCAATAATTTTTTGCTCACAGCGCTCATACGTAATATCGATGCGTCCATTCGTTATTAGCAGCTTTGGAATAAATCCCTGTAAATAGTTAGTACATTGCGCTGTCGTACCACATTTACAGCAATCCGTTGATTGGCTAATATATTCATTAAGCTTTAGCAAGCTGTGCTCAATCATTTGCTCATTGATTTGCTCTTCATTTTGCTTCATAAATTGCTGGATTTTCTCATGCTGCAAAATTGACTTGCGCATCGCCTCATAGCGCTCTTGAAAAGATGGGACGTTGACAACACGCTTTAATGATTCCTTAATCGGTTCTATCGCTCTTCACCTTCCCATCATAATTGCGAAATTGCTGCAATAGTTTGTTGTATTCTGCATCTATATCTACTACCTCTGCTGGTGCTTCCTTGACAAGCTCCTCCTTTGGTTTGTTAAACCATTCAGGAACAACCTCGACTTTCTTTCCTTTGCTTGCTAGTGCCTTTTGTTCAGCACCCTTCACATAGCTTCGTGCTTGCTCAACTGTTTGGATTTGCTGTCTGCGCCATGAATCCGCCACACTGTTAATATATTTCTCTGGTAATGCACCATCTGTTTTAGCCAATACATATTCCAATAAGAAGTTTACAACAGCAGGTACCATACCATACAATGTAATTAAATTTTCCGCCGCTTTGACGGTATATGGAAATGGCTCCTGTCCGTTGTTTAGCTGCTTAATAAACTCGTACGGCGTCTGTTTTTCATATTTTTCTTCTGCCACCTCAAAAACATAATTGGTTGGATAAAATTGCATTAAATTATCCTGTGTAATTGTTGCTGTGACTACTTTATGGTTTTGCTGTTGGAAATAGCCGAGAGCATCTTTCGCTAGCATAATATTTTGCATCTGTGCGTTCGCCGCAAGTGCATCTACATATTTTTTATTAATGCGTCCTACTTGCGTAATAACATATTCAAACATCGCATTCACCACACCTACCGTCATGCCAGACAAAACATAATTCTCTGCCATTTCAACGACATAGGGGAGCGGCTCCTCACCGTTTTTCAATGCCTTTAAAAACTCATACGGTATCGTTTCATCATAGCGTGGCAGCCAGCTCGTTAAATCTTGCTGCTTTGCTTTAAAGGCAAGTGGTGTATCCATCGTTACTTTATATTTCGTTACTGGTTGTTGCTCTTGCTCAACTAAGTGAATCGCATCTGCAGCACATTTTAATTGATGCGCCATCCAATTACTCGCAATCGCTTGAATATAGTTTTTCGTCAGCTTACCATTCGTCTCACGCATCGCATATTCCATTAAATAATTCACGACACCAATCGGCATTTTTTGCGTTAATACAAGCTGCTCAGCCAATTCCACAATAAAGCGAACAGGCTCCTTGCCATGATAAAGCTGCTTTAAAAATTCATATGGCGTTGTACGGTCATAGATAAGTGCCTGTGGAGAGGCTGCAAATTCGCCTAGCGAATCTTGCCCAATTTGATAGACAGCTTTCCCGCGCTGCGCTAAAAATCGCTTTGCCTGCTCCGCCGTTTGAATATTTTGCTGCTGCATTTCAGCAGCAACTGATTCGACAAATTTTTCAGGCAACTTGCCATTTGCCTGCTTCCATACATGCTCTACAATTACATTCGTTACACCTTGTGCAATACCATAAACGGTCATTAAACTTTCGGCCGTTTTCAGCTGATTTTTAAATGGTTCCTTGCCCTTTGTTAATATTTTCAAAAATTCATATGGTGTTGAAAGTTCATAATCCTTCATCGCATCCGGAACTTCGGCAGAAGTAAGATGCGTTGTTTTTTGGATTGTCGGCACAACTTTCCCGCTACGCTTATCGTGCTCCTGCTTTGAAATTCGCATCGCATCCTCGGCATTTTTTGCCCCACTTCTCACCCAAGTGTCGATAATGCTTTGCATTAAATTAACATTATAATCTAATCGACCATCGGACATTGCGATATATTGAATTAATGTATTAATCACACCATAGGAAATACCTCTATTTAAAAAATCATTAAAAAGGCGAACCGTTACATCTGTAGGTGAAACACCGTGCAAGTCCTCGTAAACTTCAATAGGGGATGTCTTATTCAAATAATGAATATGCTCCTCCCTGCTATTCTTTTCCTCTTGAGGCTTCTGTTTGTCCGTAATTTCATAACGCTTTAGCAGCCTATAATCATTTTGATGATGGTCACTTAGCTGATAATGGTCTGCTGCCTTTTTTTCAATTGTGGCTGCCGTTAAAGTTTGTTCATCCGTTAAAGATTGCATAACGATGCTTTGCATGTCTAAAGGTGAAAACTTATAAAGGAATGCTACCTTAGCAATTGTTTGCTTAATTTCGATCGTAAACAGCCGATGCGGAATAAGGGCTTGACTAATGCCATCGAAAAATAATTTAAAATCAAACGAGTTATAGTCAAAAGTGTAGCCACTTGTCGATATTTGGCTCCTTTGCTCTGAATATAGCTGCTCAATATTTTGCAACTCTTTTTCTGTCACATTTAAAAATACATCATTAAAGCCGCGCGTTACCTCTGTATAGCCGTATAACTTTTGCTCCTTTGGCACAAGAGTATCACGCAAATGCTCAAATGCTTTTTTGTCTATTTTCCTCATTAGGGAGATGGACAAAATAGGGTCAGCAAAAAAGGATTTTGCATTTAACGGCCTGTTTAAACGATAAATATAGTGCGCTTGGTCATCTTCTACTTTACAAAAGGTTTGAAGTAAACCAATCGCTTCTAGCGTAATCCTTGCTTGAAATAGGCGTTTAATCGAAAAATCTAAGCTATCAAGCAAGTAGTGATGATGAAAAGTTAGATGCTCATTCGATGCTTCCACGGATAATTTTAAATATAAAGCAATCGCCTCGACACCGATAATCGGCTGATAACAAGCAAGCAAAATCTTTTGATTCACGTCATTAAATTCGTGAGGGCATTGAACTTCACAAATATCATACGGATGTAATTGATTCATAAAGGTCATATTAACCCTCCTTACATAGCATTACTTCACTTTTCTTGGTTATTTTGCAGTTGCTTTAATTCTTGAATAAATGCATCAATATCGCAGAATCTGCGATAAACAGACGCAAAACGCACATATGCGACTTCATCAAGCTTCATTAAACGGTCCATAACCATTTCTCCTACATCCTCAGAACGAACTTCTGATGGACCTAGGCGACGCAAATCTTTTTCAATTGCAATGACAAGCTCCTCTAGTTCTTCCACTGATACAGGGCGCTTTTCACATGCTCGTATTAAGCCACGCAAAACTTTTTCACGGTTAAACTCCTCACGTGCCCCTTCTTTTTTCACGACAACGAGTGGTGTTTCCTCCATTTTTTCAAACGTTGTAAAACGAAACGAGCACTTTTCACATTCACGTCTTCTTCTTATTTCTTTATTATCATCTACAGGTCTTGAATCAACAACACGTGTATCTTTATATTGACAAGCTGGACATCTCATACAAATTTCTCCTGATTCATTCGATTTACTACTTATTTTATTATATCAAAAGTAGCACGTGCAAAATAGCGACACGATAGCTACTATATTATAACACACAAGAAAAAGGAAAGGGTTTTACTTTCCAAACAGCAAAGGTCTTAGTCTAAATATTCGTTAAAATAACTACCTTTCAGCAAGTGTAAAATTTTTTTGCAAAAACAACGCGACACATTTCATAAAGCGCAAATAAGCTACTTGCTCAGTAAGCAAGTAGCCTATAGTTTGTCTCACAGTACGTTATGCATCTTTTCATGTACCAACAACAACAGGTCCCATACCTCGCGGCACGACGACTGCTTCACGCATTTTTGCGCCTAGTGCTTCCGCAATGTAATTTGCTGCTACTGTTGGATCTAAATCACCGCACGTATACACATCAATGCTAGCATAGCCATGCTCTGGAAAACTGTGTATCGTCAAATGTGATTCAGAAATAATTACTACTCCGCTTACTCCATGTGGTGCAAATTTATGAAAAGTTACTTCACGGACTTCTGCTCCTGATCGTAAAGCAGCATCGACAAAAGTTTGTTCAATAAATTGAACATTGTTTAACTTCTCTAAATCGCAATCCCAAAGTTCAGCAATAACATGACGCCCCATCGTTCTCATGGTTCGCTTCCCCCTTTGACATAATATTTGATAATGTGCAAAGTTGACTACCACGGGGGAAAGTTAGTCCAAAGAGGTCCTAACCCTTTAAGTAGTCATGTGTTACCAATAAATTACACCTCAACTAACTTTAGTCTAGATTTGCTCGAGCTGTCCTGTTATAACACGTGCTAGCTGTTCACTGCTCCGCATTATGCAGACCTCATCTTAAAATCTGTGACATCCATTGGTGACACGTTTATTATTCGGTATGCGTACCAAATGATAATCGTGCATACACATGTGTGATTATAAGATGTTTTCATTGTAGTTGCAAGTGTAAAAATAGGGACTACTAGAAAAGTCAAATTTATATCAGAATTTTCTGTAGTCCCTTTATTATATTATGCGTTGACAGTCGCTAATGCATTGGCAACTTTTTTTGTTAAATCTACGACGCGCGCTGAGTAACCCCACTCGTTATCGTACCAAGCAAGCACTTTCACTTTGCGGTCACCCATTACCATCGTCGTTAAACCATCTACCGTTGACGAATATGTTGTTGTATTGTAATCAGACGATACTAACGGCTCCATTGAAATATTTAAAATACCTTGCATAGAGCCCTCTGCTGCAGCTTTAAATGCCGCATTTACCTCTTCGACAGTTACGTCTTTTTGTAAATCCACAACTAAGTCTACTAAAGATACGTTCGGTGTTGGTACACGTAAAGCCATGCCGTGTAATTTCCCCTTTAATTCAGGTAATACAAGCGCTAGTGCCTTCGCAGCCCCTGTAGATGTTGGGATAATTGAAGAACCACAATTACGTGCGCGACGTAAATCCTTATGTGGATTGTCTAAGTTATTTTGATCATTTGTATAGGCATGCACTGTCGTCATTAAACCATTTTCAATGCCAAACGTATCATTTAATACTTTTGCTACTGGTGCTAGACAGTTTGTTGTACAAGAAGCATTTGAAATTACATCGTGCTTTTCAATGTCTAATAATTCGTCATTCACACCTAATACAACTGTAATGTCCTCATTTTTACCTGGCGCTGTTAAAATTACTTTTTTCGCACCTGCTTCTAAATGCATAGCCGCTTTATCGCGGTCATTAAATTTACCTGTCGCTTCAATGACGATATCTACCCCCATTGCTTTCCAAGGTAATAATTTCGGATCACGCTCTGAAACAATTGCGACACGTTTGCCATTAACAATTAATGCGTCTTCCGCTGTTTCAACAGTACCTTCGAATGGACCATGATTTGTGTCATACTTAATTAAATGAGCTAATGTTTCGGCTGGATAGCTAGCATTAATAGCAACTAAATTTAACTCCTCTTGCACGATAGCTTGACGGAATACCATGCGTCCGATACGACCAAATCCGTTAATTGCGATAGAAACTGACATATAAAAAAGCCTCCTGTAAATAGGTTATCATGTTATTTATTATTCTCGCTAATTAGTATAACACATTATTCGAAAAGGTGAACATATTTTATGTCGTTTTTAAAAGTCGTTATTTTCTGATAAATTATACAGCTAAAATAACGAGTAAAAATTCGAGTAAAACGCTTTCAAAGCAATATTTTCTCGTTTTTTCATTATATTTAGTATAACCTATTTCAAAAAATCTTTCGAAAAAATTTCACAAATTTATAAAGCTGAAAAAAATCCGTTAAGTAGCTCTTTTTTGCGATGCAATAAAGAATAAACTTTCACTCTGAAGAAAATCCGCTAGACTTAGTGTTCCTCCCGTTTTTTAAAACC harbors:
- the speD gene encoding adenosylmethionine decarboxylase, translated to MRTMGRHVIAELWDCDLEKLNNVQFIEQTFVDAALRSGAEVREVTFHKFAPHGVSGVVIISESHLTIHSFPEHGYASIDVYTCGDLDPTVAANYIAEALGAKMREAVVVPRGMGPVVVGT
- the nrdR gene encoding transcriptional regulator NrdR; this translates as MRCPACQYKDTRVVDSRPVDDNKEIRRRRECEKCSFRFTTFEKMEETPLVVVKKEGAREEFNREKVLRGLIRACEKRPVSVEELEELVIAIEKDLRRLGPSEVRSEDVGEMVMDRLMKLDEVAYVRFASVYRRFCDIDAFIQELKQLQNNQEK
- a CDS encoding glyceraldehyde-3-phosphate dehydrogenase — protein: MSVSIAINGFGRIGRMVFRQAIVQEELNLVAINASYPAETLAHLIKYDTNHGPFEGTVETAEDALIVNGKRVAIVSERDPKLLPWKAMGVDIVIEATGKFNDRDKAAMHLEAGAKKVILTAPGKNEDITVVLGVNDELLDIEKHDVISNASCTTNCLAPVAKVLNDTFGIENGLMTTVHAYTNDQNNLDNPHKDLRRARNCGSSIIPTSTGAAKALALVLPELKGKLHGMALRVPTPNVSLVDLVVDLQKDVTVEEVNAAFKAAAEGSMQGILNISMEPLVSSDYNTTTYSSTVDGLTTMVMGDRKVKVLAWYDNEWGYSARVVDLTKKVANALATVNA
- the thrS gene encoding threonine--tRNA ligase → MSEMMKLTFPDGAVKEFAVGTSTEEIAQSISPGLRKKALAGKIDGQLIDLKTPIEADAAIEIITPDSPEALEILRHSTAHLTAQAVKRLFPDAKLGIGPVIESGFYYDIDAPTPITAEDLPAIEKEMKKIIAENIEIERKNVSRDEAQKIYEEVGDEYKLELLEAIPANEQVSIYYQGDFFDLCRGIHVPSTGKLKEFKLLSLAGAYWRGNSDNKMLQRIYGTAFFTKDELKHHIQMLEEAKERDHRKIGKELDLFMTSQTVGQGLPLWLPNGATIRRTIERYIVDKEIALGYKHVYTPVLGSKKLYETSGHWGHYQDGMFPPMEMDNETLVLRPMNCPHHMMVFKNGLHSYRHLPIRIAELGTMHRYEMSGAVSGLQRVRGMTLNDAHIFVRPDQIKAEFKKVVELILEVYKDFDINDYSFRLSYRDPNNKEKYFDDDEMWETAQAMLKETMDELGLDYFEADDEAAFYGPKLDVQVKTAIGKEETLSTAQLDFLLPQRFDLTYIGEDGQPQRPVVIHRGVVSTMERFVAFLIEEYKGAFPTWLAPVQVEIIPVSNAAHFDYAKQIEEQLTAAGFRVEMDDREEKLGYKIREAQMKKIPYMLVIGDKEVEAGGVNIRRYGSKDSETVSFEEFLNGLKDEVKK
- a CDS encoding DnaD domain protein, producing the protein MTFMNQLHPYDICEVQCPHEFNDVNQKILLACYQPIIGVEAIALYLKLSVEASNEHLTFHHHYLLDSLDFSIKRLFQARITLEAIGLLQTFCKVEDDQAHYIYRLNRPLNAKSFFADPILSISLMRKIDKKAFEHLRDTLVPKEQKLYGYTEVTRGFNDVFLNVTEKELQNIEQLYSEQRSQISTSGYTFDYNSFDFKLFFDGISQALIPHRLFTIEIKQTIAKVAFLYKFSPLDMQSIVMQSLTDEQTLTAATIEKKAADHYQLSDHHQNDYRLLKRYEITDKQKPQEEKNSREEHIHYLNKTSPIEVYEDLHGVSPTDVTVRLFNDFLNRGISYGVINTLIQYIAMSDGRLDYNVNLMQSIIDTWVRSGAKNAEDAMRISKQEHDKRSGKVVPTIQKTTHLTSAEVPDAMKDYELSTPYEFLKILTKGKEPFKNQLKTAESLMTVYGIAQGVTNVIVEHVWKQANGKLPEKFVESVAAEMQQQNIQTAEQAKRFLAQRGKAVYQIGQDSLGEFAASPQALIYDRTTPYEFLKQLYHGKEPVRFIVELAEQLVLTQKMPIGVVNYLMEYAMRETNGKLTKNYIQAIASNWMAHQLKCAADAIHLVEQEQQPVTKYKVTMDTPLAFKAKQQDLTSWLPRYDETIPYEFLKALKNGEEPLPYVVEMAENYVLSGMTVGVVNAMFEYVITQVGRINKKYVDALAANAQMQNIMLAKDALGYFQQQNHKVVTATITQDNLMQFYPTNYVFEVAEEKYEKQTPYEFIKQLNNGQEPFPYTVKAAENLITLYGMVPAVVNFLLEYVLAKTDGALPEKYINSVADSWRRQQIQTVEQARSYVKGAEQKALASKGKKVEVVPEWFNKPKEELVKEAPAEVVDIDAEYNKLLQQFRNYDGKVKSDRTD
- the dnaI gene encoding primosomal protein DnaI; this encodes MEPIKESLKRVVNVPSFQERYEAMRKSILQHEKIQQFMKQNEEQINEQMIEHSLLKLNEYISQSTDCCKCGTTAQCTNYLQGFIPKLLITNGRIDITYERCEQKIIEDERREIASMVSSMHMPKEVLQATFEDITIAGNRSRLDIAQQIMAFIQEYRETGELPHKGLYLYGEFGVGKSFILGATANELAKVKVKSVIVYVPEFLRELKAAMADHTLESKVDFVKKAPVLMLDDLGAEAISQWARDEILGTILHYRMSEQLPTFISSNFNYEELEHHLARSQRGEIEEVKARRIMERIKATTMSMKVEGENLRR